In the Bacillus amyloliquefaciens DSM 7 = ATCC 23350 genome, TAATGCCGTCACCAGACCGTTTGCAACGTTGAAGCACCCCGATGATGCCGAGCATACCCAAGAGAGACAATGTGACGCGGAGCCATAATAGCTGCTCAATGCCTGAACCAATGATGCCCAAAACTATCACAGAAACCGAAAATGCCAATACCAAAGCATTACCAATGTCCAACCGCGCGGTTGCCTGGTTGGATAACTTCGGGACCAACAGCACAACAGTCACATAGAGGATCAAGATGATTGGGATGTTGATCCCAAAGACCCAGCGCCACGACAGATATTCAGTTAGTACACCAGATAGCATAACCCCGACGATTGACCCGAATCCACCGAGAGCCGCCCAGATCGAAAATGCTTTGCCACGTTCAGGGCCTGAAGGGAACAATAAGGATACCATCGCTAAACCAGTTGCAGCAGTGAGAGCCTCACCCACCCCCTGACCAGCGCGTCCTACAATAAGCATGCTCGCGTTAGAGGATAAAGTTGCCACGAGTGAAAATACACCGAAAACTGCGATACCTATTTGGAAGGTACGTCGCAACCCAAAGGCATCACCGATTCGACCACCTAGCAGTAGCAGCGATCCGGCAGCTACGAGGTAAGCATTCACCACCCACGTTAAGGACGCAGCAGTGAATCCTAAATCCTGCTTTATATGCGGTAATGCCACATTAACCACAGTGGCGTCAAGCAATAGTATGAACTGGATGATCGAAATAACAGCAAGGGCCTTCCATCGCACCTCACTTATCACTTCAATTTCGTTTTTTGATGTCTGTATCATTTCTTTTAACTCCAATCTTTTTGGTAATTGCATCATTATATAATCTGAGGTGGATCCCATTGTTTAGACCTGATCCACCGCTATACTCAGTTAGAATAAGCCAACCCTAGGACTATACCTATGTTATTTCCAACAAGAAAGAACTAGAAAAGAATTATTGTCGGTATAATCTGGCCGAAGTAATCAGCTCGACATTAAGCTAGGGTAGTTAGCCAACGCCAGCGAGTTCCGTATCATTGTGATCCCGTGCTCCGTTCCGATACTCTCGGGGTGAAACTGCACACCTTCGATTGGTCTCGTACGATGACGCACCCCCATTACCACGCCATCTTCTTGAGAAAATGCGGATGTAACCAGTTCGTTTTCCGTACCGGGATCGGTGATAGCCAGTGAATGGTACCGGACTACAGTGACGGGCGATGGGACATGGCAAAAGATACCTTGTCCGTCGTGTTGCACCTGAGCTTTCTTGCCGTGCTCGATAGTAGGTGCATTTTTGAGCTTACAGCCAAAAAACTCCCCAATAGCTTGGTGGCCCAAACAGACGCCGAATATAGCTTGATGTTCACCTGCTGCACGAATTATTTCTGGGTATCCATGTTCCTGCGGTGTTCCTGGACCTGGCCCCAGGACTAGAAGTTGAGGCTTCCACCGCTGGTACTGACTTATTGGGTCATCATTCACACGTACCACCTTCGTGTGTGCGCCAACCTTTGCGTAATACTGTGCAATGACGAATACAAAGCTATCAAAGGCATCTACCAATAAAACTCTCATACGCTCCCTCCTATCGCTCTGGCAAACGACCGTATTTTCGCTCCCGCCTCGTCCCATTCAGCCGATGCCTTCGAGTCAGCCACAATACCCGCAGCAGCTCGCAATACGTAGCGACCAGAGTCACCGACGATTGTTCTGATGGTCAGGGCAAGCACACCACTGTTCTCTCCATTGATATACCCAGCGCAACCAGTGAACAACCCTCGTGCAGTATCTTCGAGCTCGGCGATAATCTCCATCGCACGGACTTTGGGTGCACCTGTCATTGTGCCCGCCGGAAAATTTGCTTCAATCAAGTCCCATATGTCGGAATCTGCACGGACCGGAGTCTCAACAGTCGAGACCAAGTGAAAAAGTGGACCGTATGCATCCATCTGCATAAACGAGGTTACATCCACACCTCCTGGGATAGCGCAACGTGCTAAATCATTGCGCGCCAGATCCACAAGCATCAGATGCTCGGCCGCCTCTTTGGGAATGTGGTCCAAGCGACTGCCCCGCTGATCTTCCTGCGCCATTGTTCCCGCGATGGGGCGAACTTGAGCACCACCATCACCACTACGGATCATGAGCTCTGGGCTGGAGGACACCACATGCCGGTCGCCAAGGTCCAAGTAATACATATACGGAGCCGGATTAATTGATGCGAGTCTTTCATAGAGGTCTAATGGGGGAATCCTCGCACTCGATATTGCGCACCGACACAACTGAACCTGATAGATGTCACCAGCACGAATATGTTCTTTGGCACGGTTCACCGCATCGCAGAAGGTGCTCCGCTCCGTTAAACCCTGAATAACTCCTAAATCCCATGGACCACGTGGAGCCAGATCTATTTCGGGATCGGTAAGAGTTGCGATTAAAATTTCGGTATCTGTGACCTCATCGTGTCTACACTTCAATACATCGACTTGGGCACCTCCTTCAGCACCGTTGTAGCGCACGACGTGTCTGTAGACGCGCAATACCACCTCCGGTTCTCCCTTTTCAATAGCTATCCGCGGTAGATGTTCAACAAAACGAGCTGCACTATACCCCAGAACCAACACGAGCGGGAAACCCTCCGGCAACGCAAGGATCTGTGTCACCTTTCTCATGCGCTCCCATAAGGGCTTAGTGTGATCATTAACTACCTCGCTACATTCGCTGGTTTTCATCTCAAAAGGACCACTGCCGAATACTTGCCAAGTGCCATCTACTAGTATGAGCTCAAACAGCAAATCAACCATGAACATTGTTTGTTTACCATCGACAGCTTGAAAACCAGTCCCCGTCTCAAATAAGGCCGATCGAGGGTATAAACTT is a window encoding:
- a CDS encoding MFS transporter codes for the protein MIQTSKNEIEVISEVRWKALAVISIIQFILLLDATVVNVALPHIKQDLGFTAASLTWVVNAYLVAAGSLLLLGGRIGDAFGLRRTFQIGIAVFGVFSLVATLSSNASMLIVGRAGQGVGEALTAATGLAMVSLLFPSGPERGKAFSIWAALGGFGSIVGVMLSGVLTEYLSWRWVFGINIPIILILYVTVVLLVPKLSNQATARLDIGNALVLAFSVSVIVLGIIGSGIEQLLWLRVTLSLLGMLGIIGVLQRCKRSGDGIIPARLMARSPRIIGYAIVAILAGTSGALFYLGVLLLQDSLGMTPMQAGMAWLPFCLGFFPGLFLFQFIIKRWSSRAAALVGLTVSALGFLLFAVGVTTQSYWVGMMPAMIVTSVGFGCVSPVSQYLATFGLSEVDAGAGSGITSTIQQLFNVGGVTLLAAVAISITDGTGASTIINPKGFIVSFVLAAVAIICGAVLILVRGSALASSPDNQESLTDGRES
- a CDS encoding anthranilate synthase component II, which produces MRVLLVDAFDSFVFVIAQYYAKVGAHTKVVRVNDDPISQYQRWKPQLLVLGPGPGTPQEHGYPEIIRAAGEHQAIFGVCLGHQAIGEFFGCKLKNAPTIEHGKKAQVQHDGQGIFCHVPSPVTVVRYHSLAITDPGTENELVTSAFSQEDGVVMGVRHRTRPIEGVQFHPESIGTEHGITMIRNSLALANYPSLMSS
- a CDS encoding anthranilate synthase component I family protein, translating into MNTQEQKDSWVVEQSVVPEAAPVAQVRRRVLSLYPRSALFETGTGFQAVDGKQTMFMVDLLFELILVDGTWQVFGSGPFEMKTSECSEVVNDHTKPLWERMRKVTQILALPEGFPLVLVLGYSAARFVEHLPRIAIEKGEPEVVLRVYRHVVRYNGAEGGAQVDVLKCRHDEVTDTEILIATLTDPEIDLAPRGPWDLGVIQGLTERSTFCDAVNRAKEHIRAGDIYQVQLCRCAISSARIPPLDLYERLASINPAPYMYYLDLGDRHVVSSSPELMIRSGDGGAQVRPIAGTMAQEDQRGSRLDHIPKEAAEHLMLVDLARNDLARCAIPGGVDVTSFMQMDAYGPLFHLVSTVETPVRADSDIWDLIEANFPAGTMTGAPKVRAMEIIAELEDTARGLFTGCAGYINGENSGVLALTIRTIVGDSGRYVLRAAAGIVADSKASAEWDEAGAKIRSFARAIGGSV